One Micromonospora sp. FIMYZ51 genomic window carries:
- a CDS encoding C39 family peptidase — protein MRTTMLRKTALTIAAAAATAGGIAAPAIAAQATPAAVPAAAVQADRKPNGERQLDVRYQAQDTFYYCGPAAARNALSVQGKNIDQHDMAKRMGTTEAGTNSINDITPILNKETGKNVYKSVEIRDPKADHKQTDKLREDIVRTIDDGRAVVANIAGTTTDTNGTTHSFEGGHYVSVTGYRDGGDQVKIADSADPNQAEYWITTDNLADWIATRGYSATS, from the coding sequence ATGCGTACCACCATGCTGCGTAAGACCGCCCTGACCATCGCCGCTGCCGCCGCCACCGCCGGAGGCATCGCCGCACCCGCCATCGCCGCCCAGGCCACCCCCGCCGCCGTGCCGGCCGCCGCCGTGCAGGCCGACCGCAAGCCCAACGGCGAGCGCCAACTCGACGTGCGCTACCAGGCCCAGGACACCTTCTACTACTGCGGCCCCGCCGCCGCCCGCAACGCCCTCAGCGTCCAGGGCAAGAACATCGACCAGCACGACATGGCCAAGCGCATGGGCACCACCGAAGCCGGCACCAACTCCATCAACGACATCACCCCCATCCTGAACAAGGAAACCGGCAAGAACGTCTACAAGTCCGTCGAGATCCGCGACCCCAAGGCTGACCACAAGCAGACCGACAAGCTGCGCGAAGACATCGTCCGCACCATCGACGACGGCCGCGCCGTGGTCGCCAACATCGCCGGCACCACCACCGACACCAACGGCACCACCCACAGCTTCGAAGGCGGCCACTACGTCAGCGTCACCGGCTACCGCGACGGCGGCGACCAGGTCAAGATCGCCGACTCCGCCGACCCCAACCAGGCCGAATACTGGATCACCACCGACAACCTCGCCGACTGGATCGCCACCCGCGGCTACAGCGCCACCAGCTGA
- a CDS encoding alpha/beta hydrolase, whose amino-acid sequence MRRFRLTLAGLTAAVVLTAGCTLPAFAPRGGDVEPEAAPPGTAPTWQSCSEVPREVVGRTAPGMRYECARIKVPRDWTNGNTASPGGTASPGGGATAGPGAGETFEIALIRIRSDKQRDRIGSLLINPGGPGGSGVDTAVYLTFGEQFGGLPDAVLERFDIVGFDPRGVSRSSPVECIPDADLDATFGYDPDPESQQSFDDFVALNRQIGQGCGAKYGDQLPLYGTEQAARDIDAIRAAVGDEKLTYLGYSYGTLLGATYAQLFPQRVRALVLDGAVDPRQSLIEGSESQARGFERAFGNFTRWCAANANRCPIAPDARAAVTSAIDKAKVSPVRSADGREATAGWVFYAVISSLYTESGWQQLARAINQLEEGNPDGVFRLADAYAERDENGHYTNLFDANLAINCADEEDRPSLERIRQLQSQWRTQYPLFGPALAAGLVSCTEWPGGSDPYPKGRADGAPPILVVGTTGDPATPYEQTPALAEMLGVGRVLTWEGEGHTAYPQTPCITRAVNAYLIDLTVPADGTRCPAR is encoded by the coding sequence ATCCGTCGCTTCCGGTTAACGCTGGCCGGCCTGACCGCCGCCGTGGTGCTGACCGCCGGTTGCACACTGCCGGCGTTCGCGCCGCGCGGCGGCGACGTCGAGCCCGAGGCCGCCCCGCCGGGCACCGCACCGACCTGGCAGTCCTGCTCGGAGGTGCCCCGAGAGGTGGTCGGGCGCACCGCGCCGGGCATGCGCTACGAGTGCGCCCGCATCAAGGTGCCCCGCGACTGGACCAACGGCAACACGGCCAGTCCCGGCGGCACGGCCAGTCCCGGCGGCGGTGCCACGGCGGGTCCCGGTGCCGGTGAGACCTTCGAGATCGCCCTGATCCGGATCCGCTCCGACAAGCAGCGCGACCGGATCGGCTCGCTGCTGATCAACCCGGGCGGGCCGGGTGGGTCCGGGGTGGACACCGCCGTCTACCTCACCTTCGGCGAGCAGTTCGGTGGCCTGCCCGACGCCGTCCTGGAACGGTTCGACATCGTCGGCTTCGACCCGCGCGGAGTGTCCCGGTCCAGCCCGGTGGAGTGCATCCCGGATGCCGACCTGGACGCCACCTTCGGCTACGACCCGGATCCGGAGAGCCAGCAGTCGTTCGACGACTTCGTCGCGCTCAACCGGCAGATCGGTCAGGGCTGTGGCGCCAAGTACGGCGACCAGTTGCCGCTCTACGGCACCGAGCAGGCCGCCCGGGACATCGACGCGATCCGCGCGGCGGTCGGCGACGAGAAGCTGACCTACCTGGGCTACTCCTACGGCACGCTGCTCGGCGCCACGTACGCGCAACTGTTTCCGCAGCGGGTGCGGGCGCTGGTGCTCGACGGCGCGGTCGACCCCCGGCAGAGCCTGATCGAGGGCTCCGAGAGCCAGGCCCGGGGCTTCGAGCGGGCCTTCGGCAACTTCACCCGGTGGTGCGCGGCCAACGCCAACCGCTGCCCGATCGCGCCGGACGCCCGAGCGGCGGTCACCTCGGCAATCGACAAGGCGAAGGTTTCCCCGGTCCGCTCGGCCGACGGCCGGGAAGCCACCGCCGGCTGGGTCTTCTACGCGGTCATCTCCTCGCTCTACACGGAGTCCGGTTGGCAGCAACTGGCCCGGGCCATCAATCAGCTGGAGGAAGGTAACCCGGACGGCGTCTTCCGCCTCGCCGACGCGTACGCCGAGCGCGACGAGAACGGCCACTACACCAACCTCTTCGACGCCAACCTGGCGATCAACTGCGCCGACGAGGAGGATCGGCCGAGCCTGGAACGGATCCGCCAGTTGCAGTCGCAGTGGCGCACGCAGTACCCGTTGTTCGGCCCGGCACTCGCCGCCGGCCTGGTCTCCTGCACGGAGTGGCCCGGCGGCAGCGACCCCTACCCGAAGGGACGCGCCGACGGCGCCCCGCCGATCCTGGTGGTCGGCACCACCGGCGACCCGGCCACCCCGTACGAGCAGACCCCGGCCCTGGCCGAGATGCTCGGCGTCGGCCGGGTGCTCACCTGGGAGGGTGAGGGCCACACCGCCTATCCGCAGACACCCTGCATCACCCGGGCTGTCAACGCCTACCTGATCGACCTCACCGTCCCCGCCGACGGCACCCGCTGCCCGGCCCGCTAG
- a CDS encoding ATP-dependent DNA ligase, with translation MKLPINPPVEPMLARSVASIPTGPGMTYEPKWDGFRCIVFRDGDEVELASRGGKMMTRYFPEVVEQALRQLPERCAVDGELIVIRRDGPSGQPRLDFELLAQRIHPAASRVKLLAETTPADFVAFDLLALDGESLLDAPYPARRARLEQALAAVRPPVHVTQVTTDAETARRWFDVFEGAGLDGLIAKPADLPYEPGKRLMFKVKHARTADAVVAGFRWHKSGPVVGSLLLGLYDDAGVLHHVGVSASFTMARRAELLEELAPYRDAGAEHPWVHGDHERGQRIPGGVSRWTGTKNLEWEPVRPELVVEVAYDAMEGDRFRHTARFVRWRPDRDPRSCRYDQLERPIRFDVDQVLRGDPAVPVGSPPDSA, from the coding sequence GTGAAGCTGCCGATCAATCCGCCCGTGGAGCCGATGCTGGCCCGCAGCGTCGCCTCGATTCCCACCGGCCCGGGCATGACCTACGAGCCCAAGTGGGACGGTTTCCGCTGCATCGTCTTCCGCGACGGTGACGAGGTGGAGCTGGCCAGCCGGGGCGGCAAGATGATGACGCGCTACTTCCCCGAGGTGGTCGAGCAGGCGCTCCGGCAGCTGCCGGAGCGCTGCGCGGTCGACGGTGAGCTGATCGTGATCCGGCGCGACGGGCCGAGCGGTCAACCCCGGCTCGACTTCGAGCTGCTGGCCCAGCGCATCCACCCGGCCGCGTCCCGGGTGAAGCTGCTCGCCGAGACCACCCCGGCCGACTTCGTCGCCTTCGACCTGCTCGCCCTCGACGGCGAAAGCCTGCTCGACGCGCCCTACCCGGCCCGCCGTGCCCGGCTGGAGCAGGCCCTGGCGGCGGTGCGCCCACCGGTGCACGTCACCCAGGTCACCACCGACGCCGAGACCGCGCGCCGCTGGTTCGACGTGTTCGAGGGCGCCGGGTTGGACGGGCTGATCGCCAAACCCGCCGACCTGCCGTACGAGCCGGGCAAGCGGCTCATGTTCAAGGTCAAGCACGCCCGCACCGCCGACGCCGTGGTGGCCGGCTTCCGCTGGCACAAGTCCGGCCCGGTGGTCGGCTCGCTGCTGCTCGGGCTCTACGACGACGCCGGGGTGCTGCACCACGTCGGGGTGAGCGCCTCGTTCACCATGGCCCGCAGGGCCGAGCTGCTGGAGGAGTTGGCCCCCTACCGGGACGCCGGGGCGGAGCACCCGTGGGTGCACGGCGACCACGAACGCGGCCAGCGCATCCCCGGCGGGGTCAGCCGGTGGACCGGCACCAAGAACCTGGAGTGGGAGCCGGTCCGCCCGGAACTGGTGGTGGAGGTGGCGTACGACGCGATGGAGGGCGACCGGTTCCGGCACACCGCCCGGTTCGTCCGCTGGCGGCCCGACCGCGACCCGCGCTCCTGTCGGTACGACCAGTTGGAGCGGCCGATCCGGTTCGACGTGGACCAGGTCCTGCGGGGCGATCCGGCGGTCCCGGTCGGGTCCCCGCCCGACTCCGCGTAG
- a CDS encoding DNA-3-methyladenine glycosylase 2 family protein — translation MTSTEPAARRSLRPPEHYRLVASVRPLTFSPYDPCARIVAGTLWWATRTPDGPATLALRPVGGELLAEGYGPGGGWVVARADAIAGLRDDLAGFAELAAGHPVVAELASRHPGLRMPATGLVFGRVLRAVFEQKVTGKEAYRAYAATVRHFGQPAPGPAGLLLPPEPAAVAATPYWVFHPFGVEQRRADTLRRAAAVADRLERCADSAEASRRLTAIAGIGPWTAAEVVRVAYGDPDAVSVGDYHVPNTVAWALAGEPRADDARMLELLEPFRGHRGRVCRLLETAGIQAPKFGPRAPIRSFAHF, via the coding sequence GTGACCTCGACCGAGCCGGCTGCCCGCCGGAGCCTGCGCCCGCCGGAGCACTACCGGCTGGTCGCCTCGGTGCGACCGCTCACCTTCAGCCCGTACGATCCCTGCGCCCGGATCGTGGCCGGCACCCTCTGGTGGGCCACCCGCACCCCGGACGGCCCGGCCACCCTTGCCCTGCGGCCGGTCGGCGGCGAACTGCTCGCCGAGGGGTACGGCCCGGGTGGTGGCTGGGTCGTGGCGCGGGCGGACGCGATCGCCGGGCTCCGCGACGACCTGGCCGGCTTCGCCGAGCTGGCCGCCGGCCACCCGGTGGTGGCCGAGCTGGCTAGCCGGCACCCGGGGCTGCGGATGCCGGCGACCGGGCTGGTCTTCGGCCGGGTGCTGCGGGCAGTCTTCGAACAGAAGGTCACCGGCAAGGAGGCCTACCGGGCGTACGCGGCGACCGTCCGCCACTTCGGGCAGCCGGCCCCCGGGCCGGCGGGACTGCTGCTGCCACCGGAGCCGGCCGCGGTGGCCGCCACCCCGTACTGGGTGTTCCACCCGTTCGGCGTGGAGCAGCGCCGGGCCGACACGCTGCGCCGCGCCGCCGCAGTGGCCGACCGGCTGGAACGCTGCGCCGACTCCGCCGAGGCCAGCAGGCGGTTGACCGCGATCGCCGGCATCGGCCCGTGGACCGCCGCCGAGGTGGTCCGGGTGGCGTACGGCGATCCGGACGCGGTAAGCGTCGGCGACTACCACGTACCGAACACGGTCGCCTGGGCGCTGGCGGGCGAGCCGCGCGCCGACGACGCCCGGATGCTGGAGCTGCTGGAGCCGTTCCGGGGGCACCGGGGCCGGGTCTGTCGGCTGCTGGAGACCGCCGGCATCCAGGCGCCGAAGTTCGGCCCGCGCGCCCCCATCCGCTCCTTCGCCCACTTCTAG
- a CDS encoding zf-HC2 domain-containing protein: MSRVDHMDVAAYALGVLDEQDMERFEEHLASCWACAAELETMVPVVGLLSDIDAESISVLEQTQSNPVLLDRTLVAMRTHRRRARLRQVFATAAAVVVFGGLTGVGFASLSAESTPPSLGSGQNTNAPVEPSNPGSGRPGPGFGGNEQEGEQVDVTDSATGVEGTFFLDSRDFGTMVAFTLSRLPGPRECRLVVVREDSSTEVVSSWSVPPGGYGTNSNPTALTLYAATSTKLDDVKQFQVEQVDAKGSASTLLTVPAP; this comes from the coding sequence ATGAGCCGGGTAGACCACATGGACGTCGCCGCGTACGCGCTCGGCGTGCTTGACGAACAGGACATGGAGCGGTTCGAGGAACACCTCGCCTCCTGCTGGGCGTGCGCCGCCGAGCTGGAGACGATGGTGCCGGTGGTCGGGTTGCTCTCCGACATCGACGCGGAGTCGATATCGGTGTTGGAGCAGACCCAGTCGAATCCGGTCCTGCTCGACCGCACGCTGGTGGCGATGCGTACGCACCGGCGCCGGGCCCGGTTGCGTCAGGTCTTCGCGACCGCGGCGGCGGTGGTCGTCTTCGGCGGGCTGACCGGCGTCGGATTCGCCAGCCTGAGCGCGGAGAGCACCCCGCCGAGCCTGGGGTCCGGCCAGAACACAAATGCGCCCGTGGAGCCGTCGAACCCCGGTTCGGGCCGGCCGGGCCCGGGGTTCGGCGGCAACGAGCAGGAGGGCGAGCAGGTCGACGTCACCGACTCGGCCACCGGGGTGGAAGGCACGTTCTTTCTCGACTCGCGGGACTTCGGCACCATGGTCGCCTTCACCCTGAGCCGGCTGCCCGGCCCACGGGAGTGCCGCCTGGTGGTGGTGCGGGAGGACTCCAGCACCGAGGTGGTCTCCAGCTGGTCGGTGCCGCCGGGCGGGTACGGCACCAACAGCAACCCGACGGCACTCACCCTGTACGCCGCCACCTCCACCAAGCTGGACGACGTGAAGCAGTTCCAGGTGGAGCAGGTCGACGCCAAGGGATCGGCAAGCACCCTGCTGACGGTGCCCGCACCCTGA
- a CDS encoding sigma-70 family RNA polymerase sigma factor — protein MHALAAGWHGDRVRVDWMSARSQSRPTTSTHGVDSRAASRQNSPVTPRPAPGRHQATTTEAAHSDQLIRTLYAEHAGPLLMFVMRLTGGDRQRAEDIVQETLLRAWRNAHRLGTQGQGSLRPWLVTVARRIAIDEHRSEQARPAETYDRDLTAFAESDSTDRVLRSMTVADALRTLSQSHREILVATYFRGRTVPEAAEELGLPLGTAKSRVYYALRALRTALQERGVTE, from the coding sequence ATGCACGCACTGGCGGCCGGTTGGCACGGCGACCGGGTGCGGGTGGACTGGATGTCCGCCCGGTCCCAGTCGCGGCCGACCACGTCCACCCATGGGGTCGACTCCCGCGCCGCGTCTCGCCAGAATAGCCCGGTGACGCCGCGACCCGCCCCTGGCCGCCACCAGGCTACGACCACCGAGGCCGCCCACTCCGACCAGCTGATCCGCACGCTCTACGCGGAACACGCCGGGCCGCTGCTGATGTTCGTGATGCGGCTGACCGGTGGCGACCGGCAACGGGCCGAGGACATCGTCCAGGAGACGCTGCTGCGGGCCTGGCGCAACGCCCACCGGCTCGGCACGCAGGGGCAGGGGTCGCTGCGACCGTGGCTGGTGACGGTGGCCCGACGCATCGCCATCGACGAGCACCGCAGCGAACAGGCCCGCCCGGCCGAGACGTACGACCGGGATCTGACCGCGTTCGCCGAGTCGGACAGCACCGACCGGGTGCTGCGCTCGATGACGGTGGCGGACGCGTTGCGGACGTTGAGCCAGTCGCACCGGGAGATCCTGGTCGCGACGTACTTTCGAGGTAGGACGGTGCCGGAGGCGGCCGAGGAACTCGGGTTGCCGCTGGGCACCGCGAAGTCACGGGTTTACTACGCGCTGCGCGCCCTGCGCACAGCTCTGCAGGAAAGGGGGGTGACGGAATGA
- a CDS encoding fused MFS/spermidine synthase yields the protein MGRRRDTDRIAERVDTGLAELMPDADRPGSWTLSLDGAPQSHVDLTDPTHLEFEYVRRLAAALDLVAPAGAPLRVLHLGGGALTLPRYVAATRPGSTQRVVEVDGALVELVRRALPWPADFRLKVRVGDARAVLATTREDSYDVVVADVFAGARTPARLTSVEYAAEVARVLRPAGWYLANLADGPPLRYARGQVATVRAALPRACLIADAGVLRGRRYGNLVLVAGRHEPPVPALARRAAGDWFPGRVLADAELDRFVAGATVVHDEAATDSTPPPPGIFSVRR from the coding sequence ATGGGCCGCCGCCGCGACACCGACCGGATCGCCGAGCGGGTCGACACCGGCCTGGCCGAGCTGATGCCGGACGCGGACCGGCCCGGCTCGTGGACGCTGTCGCTTGATGGTGCGCCACAGTCGCACGTGGACCTGACCGACCCGACGCACCTGGAGTTCGAGTACGTCCGTCGGCTCGCCGCGGCGCTCGACCTGGTCGCGCCCGCCGGTGCACCGCTGCGGGTGCTGCACCTGGGCGGCGGCGCACTGACCCTGCCCCGGTACGTCGCCGCCACCCGTCCCGGCTCGACGCAGCGGGTGGTCGAGGTGGACGGTGCGCTGGTCGAGCTGGTGCGGCGGGCGTTGCCCTGGCCGGCCGACTTTCGGCTGAAGGTCCGGGTCGGCGACGCCCGCGCGGTGCTCGCCACCACCCGGGAGGACAGCTACGACGTGGTGGTCGCCGACGTGTTCGCCGGTGCCCGGACCCCGGCCCGACTGACCTCGGTGGAGTACGCCGCCGAGGTGGCCCGGGTGCTGCGCCCGGCCGGCTGGTACCTGGCCAACCTCGCCGACGGCCCGCCGCTGCGCTACGCCCGCGGCCAGGTCGCCACCGTACGCGCCGCACTGCCCCGGGCCTGCCTGATCGCCGACGCCGGGGTGCTGCGCGGGCGCCGCTACGGCAACCTGGTGCTGGTCGCCGGCCGCCACGAGCCACCGGTGCCGGCGTTGGCCCGGCGGGCCGCCGGTGACTGGTTCCCGGGCCGGGTGCTTGCCGACGCGGAGCTGGACCGGTTCGTGGCGGGTGCCACGGTGGTCCACGACGAGGCCGCCACCGACTCCACACCGCCGCCGCCGGGAATTTTCTCCGTCCGGCGTTGA